CGGGGCCGTGGTGCTGATGCTCCTGTTCGTCGGGATGCTTTGGCGCGACATCAATCGCAGCAACCGCTACCGCCGCGAGCTGGAGCGCGCCAACCGCGACAAGGAGTCGCTGCTGGAGGCGCGCGAGAAGCTGATGCTGGCCATCACGCACGACATCAAGGCCCCGCTGGGATCGGTGATGGGCTATATCGACCTGCTTGCGCGGCTGACGGGCGACAAGCGGCAGGAACTCTACCTGCGCAACATGAAAGGGTCGTCGGAACACCTGCTGGCGCTGGTCAACAGTCTGCTGGATTTCTACCGGCTGGATATTAACAAGATCGAGGTTTGCTGCGTGGCGTTCAGTCCCGCGCAGCTGTTCGAAAACATCCGTGCGGGATTTGCCGCCGCGGCCGCCGCAAAGGGGTTGGAACTGCGTCTGGAGGCCGAACCGGCCGCCGCGGGAGAGGTGTCGGGCGATGCGCTCCACATCCGTCAGATCGCCGACAACTTGATTTCCAACGCCTTGAAATTCACCGACGAGGGGTCGGTGACGCTCCGCGTGGACGTGGTGCGGGGGCGGCTGGTCTTCTCGGTGCGCGACACGGGCCGCGGCATCGGCCGCGAGGAGAGGGAACGCATCTTCGCCGAGTTCGTGCGTTTGAGTTCGGCGCAGGGAGTCGACGGATTCGGGTTGGGGCTGTCGATCGTCGACCGTCTCGTGAAGTTGTTGGACGGTACGATTTCGCTCGAAAGCCGTCTCGGAGAGGGGAGCAAATTCATCGTGTCGGTCCCCGTCGGCGAAGCGGCGGCCGAGAGTGCGGCTGCCGGAGCCGAAGAGTCTGCGCCCCAGGCGGGACTGCGCGTGCTGCTGGTCGATGACGATCCCCTGCAACTCGAAATGACCGCCGCGATGTGCCGCCGTGCCGGGGTCGGATGCGAGAGCTGCCAATATCCCGAGTATGTCGCCAAACTCGTCGGCGAGAGCCGTTTCGATTTGGTGCTGACCGATTTGCAGATGCCGTCGGCCGACGGGTTCGGCGTGCTGGAGGCGGTGCGCGGGGTCGATCCCGGGCTGAAAGTGGTCGCCGTGTCGGCGCGCGGGGACCTGGGCGCTGCGGATTTCGCGGCCCGGGGGTTTGCGGGGTGCCTCCGCAAGCCGTTCACTTACAGCGAACTGGTGGCGGCGATACGGGCGGCCTGCGGCAGCGGGGAGATCGTCCCGCAGGGCGGGGACCCGGAGATCCCGTCGGCGGACGGGGCCGATTTTACGGCCCTGACGGCTTATGCCGGGGACGATCCCGAGGCGGCGCGAAGCATCCTGCGCTCGTTTGCCGAACAGACGGCGGGAAATTGCGCGGAGCTTGAAAGGGCGCTCGGCGAGGGGGATGTCGCGACGGTGAAGACGCTGGCGCACAAGATGCTGCCGATCTTCACGATGCTCGGGGCGGCGGAGGTCGCCGAGACGCTGCGCCGGGGCGAGACGTGCGAAGGGCCGTTGCCGGAGGCCCTTTGCGGCGAACTGCGTGCGGCGGCGGGAAAAATCCGCGCGATTGTCGCGGAAGCTGAAAAAACGCTATCTTTGTGAAGCCTATGGAAGAGCGGATTCTGATTGTCGACGACGATATTACTTTTGCCCTGATGCTGCGCACGTGGCTCTCGAAACGCGGTTTCGGAGTCGGGACCGCCTCGTCGGTGGCGGCGGCGCGCACGGCTCTTGAGGCGGGAGGCTTCTCGCTCGTGCTGAGCGACATGCGCCTGCCGGACGAGGACGGCATCGCCCTGCTGCAATGGATGGCGGGAGCGGGTGTCGCGGCGCCGGTGATCGTGATGACGAGTTACGCCGAAATCCAGAACGCCGTGCGGTGCATGAAGCTCGGCGCACGCGACTATGTGGCCAAACCGGTGAATCCCGACGAACTGCTGAAAAAGATCCGTGAAGCGTTGGATGTTCCGGCGGCGCCGGCCGCGAAATCCGCTTCGAAGCCCGCGCCGCGTGCGGCCGGGAGCTTTTCGGAGCAGCCGCTCAACTACATCGAGGGCCGCAGCGACGCCGCCCGGCAGTTGTACGAACACATCCGGCTGGTGGCCCCGACCAATATGTCGGTGCTGGTCAACGGTGCGAGCGGCACGGGCAAGGAGCATGTGGCGCAGTTGATCCACCGGGAAAGCAAGCGGGCCGGAAAGCCCTTCGTGGCGGTCGACTGCGGGGCCATTCCCCGCGATCTGGCGGCTTCGGAGTTTTTCGGTCATGTCAAGGGGGCCTTCACGGGGGCTTTGGCCGACAAGACGGGCGCTTTCGAGGCGGCCGACGGAGGCACGCTGTTTCTCGACGAAGTAGGGAACCTGGGTTACGAAACGCAGGTACAGCTGCTGCGCGCCCTGCAGGAGCGGCGTATCCGTCCCGTCGGCAGTAACCGCGAGATTCCCGTCGACATCCGTCTCGTGGCCGCGACCAACGAGGACCTCGAAGCGGCCATCGCGCGCGGGACGTTCCGCGCCGACCTGTACCACCGCATCAACTCCTTCACGCTGCGTATGCCCTGCCTGCGGCAGATGCGCGGGGATATTCCGCTCTTCGCCGACTTCTTTCTCGACCAGGCCAACCGGGAGCTGGACAAGCGGATCGTCGGGTTCGACGCCGCGGTCGCCGCGGCCCTTGCCGCCTATGACTGGCCGGGGAACCTGCGGCAGCTGAAAAACGCGGTGATGTCGGCGACGCTGCTCGCCGCGGGCGAGTACATCACCTGCCGCGACCTGCCGGCCGAAGTCACCGGAGGTCCGGCGGAACCTGCGGAGGCGCCTCTTTCGCTGCGCGATCCCGCTTCCGAGGAGGAGCAGATCCGCCGCGCCCTCGCAACGGCGGGCGGCAACAAGTCGCAGGCCGCCAAACTGCTCGGCATCGACCGCAAAACGCTCTACAACAAACTCCATCTTTACGGTATCGAATAGGAGGCTTCCCGCCTGTCCCGTTCCGGTTTCCGGACGGCCGTTCCACACTCCGGCTGTGGAATTTTTCCACACTTTCTGTCCCGTCTCCACATTTTTCCACACCTTCTCCGATTTTTAGCGCAATGGCGTTTGCGTTGGAAATCTGTTTGTTGCGTGTTTTGCGCCGTTGTGGCACTTCGCTTGAACTTTCAGAAGTCAGAACGCGAGTAAGACGACCCGCTAACGAAAGAATGAAGTTCAACCATTTAAATTTTAAAGCTATGAAAAAGACGATTGTGATGATGGCGGCGCTGATGCTGACGGCCGGAGGAATGGTTTATGCCCAGCAGCCCGAAAAGCAAGACACGCCCCAGAAGGAGAATCCCACCGCTCCCGAGCAGAAGCAGGAGCCTACCGCTCCGGAAGAGAAACCCGACCCCGTGAAGCCGGAACAGACTCCCGCAGAGCCGGAATCGGAGCCCGCCGAGCAAAAATCGGAGCCGGTGAAGACGGAGAAGAATGCAAGCCTGGAGAATCAGTCGGGAGAGGTCGTCCGGTAATCTTCCGCCCGAAATCATTTAGTTAAACAATTGTTTGCCTGGTCCCCTGCTTCGGCGGGGGATTTTTTTGCGCGAAAAAAACGCCGCCCGAGCCGGGTGGCGTTTTTCGGTGCCGGGGGCATTTACTGAATCCATTCCACGTTCGCGGCGTCGCGGAAAAGGATGTTCAACGGCCGGACGAGTCCGTCGGCATCGGCGGCAAAGAGGAAGCCCACCTTGTCGAGCGGTACGGAGATAAAGGTCGTCGAGGGGTAGCCGCCGATCATGTCGATTTTGTCGAGCAGCGCCCAGACGAAGATTTCGAACGGCATCTGGCCCGGCAGCAGCGTCAGCCCCTCGAACCGGTCGGGGTAACCGGCCGACGAGCTGTCGGCGGGATGGGGCTTGAAGAAGATGTCGTAATCGCTGCCGTACTGCTGTATGATCCGTTCCACATAGGCCGCCTGCTGCTGTTCGCTCGCGGCGGAACTGTGGCTCGTGCCGATGATGATGAGGTTTTTCTTCGGCGACAGGTCGAACAGCCCCGCGAAGCGGGCGTAGTCGAATTTGGCCATGCGGTAGAACTGTTGTTTCGAAGCCTCGGGAAGGGCTGTCAGCAGTTCGTAGGGCTGGACGCTCTCCATCTTCATTGCAGCCAGCCGGTCGGCGATGAACGGGCAGGAGGACTCCATCAGGCTGCTGTTTTGCAGCATCAGCCGGTAATCGGGGCGCGTCGAGAGGTAGTAGGGCCAGGTGTAGGAGGCGAACTCCTCCGGCGCGCGGGTCTCGGGATAACGGCCGCCGTGGTTCCAGTCGAGGGCTTCGACTTCGGCGGCGTAGTCGTTCCAGTTCTGCTCGGCCGTGGCGGCATCGCCGAAGTAGTTGTGGAAATTGTTGTAGGTCGCCGTGCCGTCGGAGAGCATCGTCACCTTCACGCGTGCCGAGTCGATGCCCTGCGCCACGAACCAGTCGTAGCCCAGGCGGCACCGCAGGTCGTCGACCCATAGCCCGAAGACCGCTGTGGGGTCCTCGGCGTTGATCTCCAGGATGCGGCGTTTCATCGCTTCGCTCATGGCCCGTAATTCCTCGTTGGTGGCATGGCCCGTGGGGTCGGCGACGGGGTACACGAAGGCCCGGTCGGGAAATTCGGCGGCGTCGAAGGTGCTTGCGCGTTCGTAGGAGACGTAGCTCGGTTTGTCGTGCGAAAGCAGGTGCAGGCCCGAATAGAGGGTCGGCATGGTTCCGACCGAAATGTAGAAATAGTAGTCCGGGGCGTCGAATCCCGTGCCGCCCGCACTTTGCGAGACGGTGAAAGCCAAGGTCTTTCCGTCGCAGGAGAAAAGAAGCGACGCACTGCGGGCAGGACCCGGATTCTCGGCAAAGGTCACGTCGATCTCGGAGTACCCTGCCGGTCCTTCTTCTGCGGAGAGGGTCAGCCAGTCGGGTTTTTCGTCCTGACCGTAGTTTTCCGGCGCCAGCGTCACGCTCCAGGGCGCCGGAGCATTGACGGTGATCTTGCCGCTGCGGGCGAGGTGGTCGAGCGACAGAAAATCGGTTCCGCCGTTGATGCTGACCGACGGAGTTCCGTCGTCCGCACAGGACCAGGTTCCGGCCGCGAGGCCCAGGATCAGAAGAAGACGAAATAATCGTTTCATGCGAGGTGTTTTTTAGTTGAGTCGTTCGTATCGTTAAATGCGGAAATGTGCGGTTTACTGCACGGCATGCAAAATTCAGGCCGCCCGATTGTCCGGACGGCCGTGAGGGAAACAGGGCGTTTTCAGGCGTTCCGCTTTTTCTTGATGCGTTCGAAATGTTCGCGCAGGCGTTCGCTGAACTCCTCGCGGCGGTGTTTCAGATTGGCCCGCCACCCCAGCCAGCGGGTGTAGCGCAGGCGTTTTTCGGGATAGATGTCGCGGATCGTCACCAGGATGCCCGTCTCCTCCACACCGCCGAAATCGGGGTTCGACACCGTGTCGAAAACCCGCATCGTGGGCGAAAGGTTCATGTAGGCGTTGATCAGCGGCGGGATGTTCTCGTTGAACTTGCGGATCTGCTGGATCAGGATGCGGTAGTTCTCCATGTAGGTCGCGCCGCAGAACAGTTCCTCGTAATAAGGGTCGTCCAGGTCGAGCCGTATGGGATGGATGCCCTCCACCAGCTGGTCGCGGTCGGGGAAATAGCGGCGCAGGAACCAGATCAGCGCGTTGCGGGCCACGGCCTTGTAGGTCGTGTACATGGTGACTTTGCCGAAAAGGTATTTGGCCTTGGGGTTCAATACGATCAGCGCGCCCAGTCCGTCCCAGAGGTTGTCCAGCGCATAGATGCTCTTGGCGTTGCCGCGGGCCTGGTAGGCGGGCTGCACGAACGAACGCCCCAGTTCGATGGTCCGGGGCAGGAACTTCCGGCGGAAACGCTCGCTGAAACGGAAATAGTGTTCGGTCGAGAGATGGCGGGGGTTGGGCGTGGTGCAGACGATGAAGCGGTAACCGCCGACGATCTCCTGCGCCGAGGGGTCCCAGACGATCAGCTGGTAGTAGCCGTCGCCCGCGAGGTCTTCCTCGTCGATGTCCACCTCCTGCCCCGTGCCGCCGCCGGCGCCGCGGAAGGCCGCTTCGCGCAGGCGGCCCACCTCGCGCATGAGCGAGGGGCATTCGGCGGCCGAAAAGATGTAGATTTCATTGCCTGCCCGGTGGGTGTTGCGCATCTTGCGGGCGGGCGTCAGTTCTGCGAGCAGCAGTTCCCGGGCGACCGGTTCGATGATGGGTACTGTATTCTCTTTCTGTTGCATGACAGGGCAAAAATACCAAAATTAGCGGTTTTGATTCGGGCCGGCGAGCGTTTTTTCCAAAAAATACGCTTTTTTACGTACTTCCAGCGCCTGTTCGTGCAGCGACCCGAAACGCTGGAGTTCGGCCACGGGAATCGGGTCGCCGACGACGATGCGGAAATGGCGGCCCTTCTGCGAAAACATTTCGTCGGGCAGCCACAGCATCTCGATGTTAAACTTGACGCCCAGCGCCTTGCGGATCCGGTAGACGCGGTAGAAGAACTTCGACAGACGCCCTTCGACGAAGACCGGAACGATCTGCCGCTGCGAGGCGTAGGCCTTTTTCAGGAAGCTGATTTTCCACTCGGGGTCGGTCACCTCGCCGCCGTTGGGGCGCGAGCAGAGACCCGCGGGAAAGGTCAGGACCGGCAGATCGCCGAAGAACTCTTCGTCGAACTTCCGGGCGTAGGAGGCGCTCTGCGCGCCGTGCTTGTTCACCGGAATCCACAGCGGGCGCAGCGGTTCGAGGTACATCAGCAGGTCGTTGACCACCACCCGCGCGTCGCCGAAACGGTCGATCAGCTTGTCGGCGAGCATCATGCCGTCCATGCCCCCGAACGGATGGTTCGAGGCGAAGAGGTAACGGCCTCCGGGGGCGAGCTTGTCGAGTCCTTCGATCGAATAGGTGACCTGCCATTCGCGGAAACAGGCGCGGATGAACTCCTGCGGAGGCAGCGACCAGTAGTGTTCGAGGATATGGTTGATTTCCGACTCGTGGATCGTGCGGCGCAGCCAGTTCACGACCGGACGGGGAATCCAGCGAGCCAGCCGCGGGGCTTTCTGCCTGAGTACGGCGCCGATGTCGATTTTGGGCATGGAATGTTCGGAAAATTATATCCACAAATATAGGCATTCTTTTTTGAAAAATCCCTAACTTTACACCCAAATAGACCTTTGCAAATAACTATTATGTCGCAATACCATACTCCCGTACTGCTGGAAGAGTCTGTGGGACTGCTCGCTGTCGAACCTGCGGGCACTTACGCCGACCTCACTTTCGGCGGAGGCGGCCATTCGCGCCGCATCCTCTCCGACCTGGGGCCGGAAGGCCGTCTGTACGGCTTCGACCAGGACCGCGACACGCTGGAGAACCGTCCCGACGATGCGCGTTTTCACTACGTGGAGAGCAATTTCCGCTTCCTGCGGGGGGCGCTGCGGCTGCGCGGCGTGACGGAGGTCGACGGCATTCTGGCCGACCTGGGGGTTTCGTCGCACCATTTCGACGCCGTGGAGCGCGGATTCTCGTTCCGCGGAGAGGCTCCGCTCGACATGCGCATGAACCAGAGGGGGCGGCTCACGGCGGCCGACGTGGTGAACGACTACACCGCGGAGGACCTGACCCGCATTCTGGGCGACTGGGGCGAGGTAGAAACACCGTGGAAGGTTGCCAACTGTCTGGTCAAGGCCCGTGCGGCGGCGCCCGTGACGACCACGGCGCAGCTGGTCGGAGCCGTGAAGCCCTGCACGCCCAAAAAGGACGAGGCGAAATTCCTGACCAAACTTTTCCAGGCCCTGCGCATCGAGGTCAACGGCGAGATGGAGGCGTTGAAAATGGCGCTGGAGCAGAGCCTGCGGGTGCTGAAGCCCGGCGGCCGGCTGGTCGTTATCTCCTACCATTCGCTCGAAGACAGGCTGGTGAAGAATTTCATGCGCAGCGGCAACTTCTCGGGGCAGGTCGAAAAGGACTTTTTCGGTCGTTCGCAGGCCCCGTTCGACCTCGTGACGCGCAAGGCCGTGACCCCTTCG
This Alistipes shahii WAL 8301 DNA region includes the following protein-coding sequences:
- a CDS encoding ATP-binding protein, coding for MKESKFVKTKIVAGYLLLIAVCILSVGYVYRVAVRFSAPDRSYALLHTKRSAVNRTLYHLYQAESYGQLMIAGYASYEARYRRELRTVRASIDSLRALTVGGDSLQTMRLDSITRLIADKERRTVSLRRSIRAGATAGLLDKNIRSLIGPREAVVADTIPFRSIVRQDTTAVPRAKRRFFQRLGDLFSPPEADSSLVISRRETIAPVIPVDAVKDTIVLVLQALQDSVTSNRQGIYDHAWQEGLRLSYSNELVNTKIYRLIMDFEAEDTAYLMQRIERNEAFRRRSSRILGGVAIGAVVLMLLFVGMLWRDINRSNRYRRELERANRDKESLLEAREKLMLAITHDIKAPLGSVMGYIDLLARLTGDKRQELYLRNMKGSSEHLLALVNSLLDFYRLDINKIEVCCVAFSPAQLFENIRAGFAAAAAAKGLELRLEAEPAAAGEVSGDALHIRQIADNLISNALKFTDEGSVTLRVDVVRGRLVFSVRDTGRGIGREERERIFAEFVRLSSAQGVDGFGLGLSIVDRLVKLLDGTISLESRLGEGSKFIVSVPVGEAAAESAAAGAEESAPQAGLRVLLVDDDPLQLEMTAAMCRRAGVGCESCQYPEYVAKLVGESRFDLVLTDLQMPSADGFGVLEAVRGVDPGLKVVAVSARGDLGAADFAARGFAGCLRKPFTYSELVAAIRAACGSGEIVPQGGDPEIPSADGADFTALTAYAGDDPEAARSILRSFAEQTAGNCAELERALGEGDVATVKTLAHKMLPIFTMLGAAEVAETLRRGETCEGPLPEALCGELRAAAGKIRAIVAEAEKTLSL
- a CDS encoding sigma-54-dependent transcriptional regulator, translated to MEERILIVDDDITFALMLRTWLSKRGFGVGTASSVAAARTALEAGGFSLVLSDMRLPDEDGIALLQWMAGAGVAAPVIVMTSYAEIQNAVRCMKLGARDYVAKPVNPDELLKKIREALDVPAAPAAKSASKPAPRAAGSFSEQPLNYIEGRSDAARQLYEHIRLVAPTNMSVLVNGASGTGKEHVAQLIHRESKRAGKPFVAVDCGAIPRDLAASEFFGHVKGAFTGALADKTGAFEAADGGTLFLDEVGNLGYETQVQLLRALQERRIRPVGSNREIPVDIRLVAATNEDLEAAIARGTFRADLYHRINSFTLRMPCLRQMRGDIPLFADFFLDQANRELDKRIVGFDAAVAAALAAYDWPGNLRQLKNAVMSATLLAAGEYITCRDLPAEVTGGPAEPAEAPLSLRDPASEEEQIRRALATAGGNKSQAAKLLGIDRKTLYNKLHLYGIE
- a CDS encoding BACON domain-containing protein; its protein translation is MKRLFRLLLILGLAAGTWSCADDGTPSVSINGGTDFLSLDHLARSGKITVNAPAPWSVTLAPENYGQDEKPDWLTLSAEEGPAGYSEIDVTFAENPGPARSASLLFSCDGKTLAFTVSQSAGGTGFDAPDYYFYISVGTMPTLYSGLHLLSHDKPSYVSYERASTFDAAEFPDRAFVYPVADPTGHATNEELRAMSEAMKRRILEINAEDPTAVFGLWVDDLRCRLGYDWFVAQGIDSARVKVTMLSDGTATYNNFHNYFGDAATAEQNWNDYAAEVEALDWNHGGRYPETRAPEEFASYTWPYYLSTRPDYRLMLQNSSLMESSCPFIADRLAAMKMESVQPYELLTALPEASKQQFYRMAKFDYARFAGLFDLSPKKNLIIIGTSHSSAASEQQQAAYVERIIQQYGSDYDIFFKPHPADSSSAGYPDRFEGLTLLPGQMPFEIFVWALLDKIDMIGGYPSTTFISVPLDKVGFLFAADADGLVRPLNILFRDAANVEWIQ
- a CDS encoding GNAT family N-acetyltransferase; protein product: MQQKENTVPIIEPVARELLLAELTPARKMRNTHRAGNEIYIFSAAECPSLMREVGRLREAAFRGAGGGTGQEVDIDEEDLAGDGYYQLIVWDPSAQEIVGGYRFIVCTTPNPRHLSTEHYFRFSERFRRKFLPRTIELGRSFVQPAYQARGNAKSIYALDNLWDGLGALIVLNPKAKYLFGKVTMYTTYKAVARNALIWFLRRYFPDRDQLVEGIHPIRLDLDDPYYEELFCGATYMENYRILIQQIRKFNENIPPLINAYMNLSPTMRVFDTVSNPDFGGVEETGILVTIRDIYPEKRLRYTRWLGWRANLKHRREEFSERLREHFERIKKKRNA
- the rsmH gene encoding 16S rRNA (cytosine(1402)-N(4))-methyltransferase RsmH, translating into MSQYHTPVLLEESVGLLAVEPAGTYADLTFGGGGHSRRILSDLGPEGRLYGFDQDRDTLENRPDDARFHYVESNFRFLRGALRLRGVTEVDGILADLGVSSHHFDAVERGFSFRGEAPLDMRMNQRGRLTAADVVNDYTAEDLTRILGDWGEVETPWKVANCLVKARAAAPVTTTAQLVGAVKPCTPKKDEAKFLTKLFQALRIEVNGEMEALKMALEQSLRVLKPGGRLVVISYHSLEDRLVKNFMRSGNFSGQVEKDFFGRSQAPFDLVTRKAVTPSAEELDRNPRSRSAKLRAAVKR